A stretch of Fundicoccus culcitae DNA encodes these proteins:
- the obgE gene encoding GTPase ObgE, producing the protein MSTFLDRATVSVKAGKGGDGMVAFRREKYVPDGGPAGGDGGKGGDIVFQVDEGLRTLMDLRYTRHFKAKNGENGMSKGKYGAGADDLIVKVPAGTIVRELESQQLIADLVENGQSVVVAKGGRGGRGNIRFATHKNPAPAIAENGEPGEERELSLELKLLADVGLIGFPSVGKSTLLSVISNAKPKIADYQFTTLVPNLGVVKLDINREFVVADMPGLIEGASEGVGLGIDFLRHIERTKVLLHVIDMSAAHGRHPFDDYIKLLNELEAYNEKLLDRPMLIVANKMDAENADSHLTEFKEQLAAYYKDSPRPEPEIFTISAWQNQGITDLLEATYDLVVHSDFVPLETEDEANFVYYGLEEDAVPFTITQLDDNYWSISGEKIEKLYKMTNMAHDESIARFTRQIRGMGIDEALRNLGAQTGDIVELLDFQFEFLD; encoded by the coding sequence ATGTCTACATTTTTAGATCGTGCAACAGTTTCTGTTAAAGCTGGAAAAGGTGGAGATGGAATGGTTGCTTTTAGGCGAGAAAAATATGTTCCAGACGGAGGTCCAGCAGGTGGTGACGGCGGTAAAGGTGGCGATATTGTTTTTCAAGTCGATGAAGGTTTGCGCACATTAATGGATTTACGTTATACCCGTCATTTTAAAGCCAAAAATGGTGAGAATGGCATGAGTAAAGGGAAGTATGGCGCTGGGGCAGATGATTTAATTGTAAAAGTGCCAGCTGGCACCATTGTTAGAGAACTAGAAAGCCAGCAGCTAATTGCTGATTTAGTTGAAAATGGTCAGTCAGTTGTGGTTGCTAAAGGTGGTCGTGGTGGCCGTGGCAATATACGCTTCGCTACCCACAAAAACCCTGCACCTGCTATCGCTGAAAATGGTGAACCTGGTGAAGAAAGGGAGCTTTCATTAGAGTTAAAATTGTTAGCTGACGTTGGACTTATTGGTTTTCCAAGTGTAGGTAAATCGACTTTATTATCTGTTATTAGTAATGCAAAACCTAAAATAGCCGATTATCAATTTACAACATTGGTACCTAATTTAGGTGTTGTCAAGCTAGACATTAATCGAGAATTTGTCGTAGCTGATATGCCTGGACTTATTGAGGGCGCTTCTGAGGGTGTTGGCTTAGGAATTGATTTTCTAAGACATATTGAAAGGACTAAAGTTTTACTTCATGTCATTGATATGTCGGCTGCTCATGGTCGTCATCCATTTGATGATTACATTAAATTATTAAATGAATTAGAAGCCTATAATGAAAAATTACTCGATCGGCCAATGCTAATCGTGGCGAATAAGATGGATGCTGAGAATGCCGATAGTCATCTAACAGAATTCAAAGAACAGTTAGCTGCCTATTACAAGGATTCCCCCCGACCAGAACCAGAAATTTTCACCATTAGTGCTTGGCAAAATCAAGGTATTACGGATTTGCTTGAAGCTACTTATGATTTAGTTGTTCATAGTGACTTTGTTCCTTTAGAGACTGAGGATGAAGCCAATTTCGTTTATTATGGACTTGAAGAAGATGCAGTACCATTCACGATTACGCAATTAGATGATAACTATTGGTCCATTTCGGGTGAAAAAATTGAAAAATTGTATAAAATGACCAATATGGCTCATGACGAAAGTATCGCTCGTTTTACCCGTCAAATACGTGGCATGGGAATTGATGAAGCCTTACGTAATTTAGGTGCTCAAACTGGAGATATCGTTGAATTACTGGACTTTCAATTTGAGTTTTTAGATTAG
- the glyS gene encoding glycine--tRNA ligase subunit beta: MSHQYLLELGMEEIPARFLLDLSNQLRDKVSQFLDAERISFETIQAYATPRRLAVLVSGLASKQADLEEKAKGPALRIAKDNEGNWTKAAIGFARGQGATVDDLYVETVKDEDYVFVDKHLKGSATQTILTQINDVLASLTFPVTMHWNSYEEEFIRPVHWIVSLLDETIIPFTFLHVDAGNESKGHRFLGHSVVIDSATNYEVLLEEQKVIVDFAKRQKLIEEQIQALATENNWQVPMNQDLLDEVTSIVEWPTAFFGTFSDDYLTMPDLILTTAMRDHQRYFYVLDQTTDELLPYFISVRNGNAEFIENVVKGNEKVLRARLEDGLFFYQADLNQSVDIFNEKLKTVKEHFKLGSLADKEERVAYLVKLIGDALGSQLQATTVAKTVEAAHIYKFDLMTQVVGEFPELQGKMGQIYAEKFGLDTDIAQAIGSQYLPTTSGGALPQTETGALLALADKLDTLVNYFAVDLIPTGSNDPYALRRQATGIVEIIANQNWSLNLLDIIKPFINKLPFSGEEDELLNKLADFIKARIQQYIERQGVEYDMIESVLESYHLDINRHIQFANGLQSLKNNAAENYRLMVEALSRVVNLGVKVESSTEPSLALAQTESEQDLIRLSLQANLNDSVEDLLNYYQSLIQPIDRYFENNLVNSPDDSIKTNRQATLKRLTHTILGLFDPRKLISKF, encoded by the coding sequence ATGAGTCATCAATATTTATTAGAATTGGGAATGGAAGAAATTCCAGCAAGATTCTTATTAGATCTCTCGAATCAATTACGCGACAAAGTGTCACAATTTTTAGATGCAGAACGAATCAGTTTTGAGACAATCCAAGCCTATGCGACACCACGACGTTTAGCGGTTTTAGTGTCTGGTTTAGCTAGCAAACAAGCTGATTTAGAAGAGAAGGCAAAGGGTCCTGCTTTACGCATCGCCAAAGATAATGAGGGCAATTGGACGAAAGCCGCAATAGGTTTTGCAAGAGGTCAAGGGGCAACGGTAGACGATTTATATGTTGAAACAGTTAAAGATGAAGACTATGTGTTTGTCGATAAACATTTGAAAGGGAGTGCCACGCAAACAATCCTAACGCAGATTAATGATGTTTTAGCTAGTTTAACTTTTCCTGTTACGATGCATTGGAATAGTTATGAAGAAGAATTTATTCGACCTGTTCATTGGATTGTATCCTTGTTGGATGAAACGATTATTCCTTTTACTTTCTTACATGTGGATGCTGGCAACGAATCAAAGGGACACCGCTTTTTAGGCCACTCGGTTGTGATAGATTCAGCAACAAATTATGAAGTGCTACTGGAAGAACAAAAAGTCATCGTTGATTTTGCTAAGCGTCAAAAGCTGATTGAAGAACAAATTCAAGCATTAGCCACTGAAAACAATTGGCAAGTACCAATGAATCAGGATTTGTTAGATGAAGTTACTTCTATTGTTGAATGGCCAACAGCCTTTTTCGGAACGTTTTCAGATGATTATTTAACCATGCCTGACTTAATCTTGACGACAGCCATGCGTGATCATCAACGATATTTTTATGTTTTAGATCAAACAACTGATGAACTATTGCCTTACTTTATTTCGGTACGTAATGGAAATGCGGAATTTATTGAGAATGTTGTTAAAGGGAATGAAAAAGTTTTAAGAGCCCGCTTAGAAGATGGTTTATTTTTCTATCAAGCCGATTTAAATCAATCGGTTGATATTTTTAATGAAAAACTAAAAACGGTTAAAGAACATTTTAAATTAGGTAGTCTGGCTGATAAAGAAGAAAGAGTTGCTTATTTAGTTAAACTGATTGGGGATGCCTTAGGTAGCCAATTACAAGCTACGACGGTAGCGAAAACCGTTGAAGCCGCACATATTTATAAATTTGATTTAATGACGCAAGTTGTAGGCGAATTTCCTGAATTACAAGGGAAAATGGGGCAAATTTATGCAGAAAAATTTGGTTTAGATACTGATATTGCCCAAGCTATTGGCTCGCAATATTTACCGACGACAAGTGGGGGAGCTTTACCTCAAACCGAAACAGGGGCATTATTAGCGCTGGCTGATAAATTAGATACTTTAGTAAATTATTTTGCAGTCGATTTAATTCCGACGGGATCAAATGACCCATATGCTTTAAGAAGACAAGCAACGGGTATTGTTGAGATTATTGCCAACCAAAATTGGTCACTTAATTTATTAGATATTATTAAGCCGTTTATTAATAAATTACCTTTTTCGGGTGAAGAAGATGAATTGCTAAATAAATTAGCTGATTTTATTAAAGCGCGTATTCAGCAATATATTGAGCGTCAAGGTGTCGAATATGATATGATTGAATCAGTTCTTGAAAGTTATCATTTAGATATTAATCGCCATATTCAATTTGCCAATGGTTTACAATCTTTAAAAAATAATGCAGCGGAAAATTATCGACTCATGGTTGAGGCGTTATCGCGTGTGGTGAATTTAGGGGTTAAAGTGGAGTCATCTACGGAACCTTCATTAGCTTTAGCTCAAACTGAATCGGAACAAGATTTGATTCGATTAAGTTTACAAGCTAATCTTAATGACTCAGTCGAAGATTTATTAAATTATTATCAAAGTTTAATTCAACCTATCGATCGCTATTTTGAGAATAACTTAGTAAATTCTCCAGATGATTCAATTAAAACGAATCGACAAGCAACACTTAAGCGATTAACTCATACCATCTTAGGTCTATTTGATCCAAGAAAATTAATCAGTAAATTTTAA
- the glyQ gene encoding glycine--tRNA ligase subunit alpha, translated as MKKPTIQSMINTLQQFWSEQGCLVLQSYDVEKGAGTMSPYTFLRAIGPEPWNAVYVEPSRRPSDGRYGQNPNRLFQHHQLQVVMKPSPLNIQELYLDSLVALGIDPLKHDIRFVEDNWENPSLGCAGLGWEVWIDGMEITQFTYFQQVGGLKCHPVTSELTYGIERLAMYLLDVDNVFDLEWVEGVKYGEIFLQPEREHSTYAFEESNTEMLFNQFNQYETEAQHLVDLGLVHPAYDYILKCSHTFNLLDARGMISVSDRAGYLARIRHLARSVAKAFVAERERLGFPLLKKDQVEQTAVNEGVEK; from the coding sequence ATGAAAAAACCAACGATTCAATCCATGATTAATACGTTGCAACAGTTTTGGTCAGAACAAGGTTGTTTGGTATTGCAAAGTTATGATGTTGAAAAGGGAGCTGGAACAATGAGCCCCTATACTTTTTTACGGGCTATTGGACCTGAACCTTGGAATGCCGTTTATGTCGAACCATCAAGACGGCCATCCGATGGTCGTTACGGACAAAATCCTAACCGTCTATTCCAACATCATCAATTACAAGTGGTCATGAAACCTTCACCTTTAAATATTCAAGAACTCTATTTAGATAGTTTAGTGGCACTTGGAATTGATCCTTTAAAGCATGATATCCGTTTTGTGGAAGATAACTGGGAGAATCCTTCCCTTGGCTGTGCAGGTTTAGGCTGGGAAGTTTGGATAGATGGAATGGAAATTACTCAGTTTACATATTTTCAACAAGTGGGTGGCTTGAAATGTCATCCGGTGACTAGTGAATTGACCTATGGGATTGAACGTTTAGCCATGTATCTATTAGATGTCGACAATGTTTTTGATCTTGAATGGGTTGAAGGTGTAAAATATGGCGAAATCTTCCTGCAACCAGAAAGAGAACATTCTACGTATGCTTTTGAAGAAAGCAACACGGAGATGCTATTCAACCAATTTAATCAGTATGAAACGGAAGCGCAACATTTAGTGGATTTAGGTCTTGTTCACCCAGCGTATGATTATATTTTGAAATGTAGCCATACATTTAATCTTTTGGATGCTAGAGGGATGATTTCTGTGTCTGATCGTGCAGGTTATTTAGCTAGAATTAGACACTTAGCCCGTTCAGTGGCAAAAGCTTTTGTGGCAGAGCGTGAACGCTTAGGTTTTCCTTTGTTGAAAAAAGACCAAGTAGAACAGACAGCCGTTAATGAAGGGGTGGAGAAATAA
- a CDS encoding YdcF family protein, with product MKLLNVRTQPVLRDFTGPNNPQLLEPKIGQSFESEPAFHPVLEQLNQWNIKTAVKQLDHIIQNYPDYRIQAIRLKAEVYGTYDYFQSAWEQWDLILADLPTDRQALFLSTIYAHILNSSTHYSERFIQLNKYHPNDAKRLTQLITFIDRFKSNKNLWRTIQSLTTIDAIVVFGKGLKSDGSIPIALEARLQAAKKLSHRHPEAKIIVSGGAVANQYNESEHMAKWFVEHQIDSSTIIREPLAKDTVGNSIESSKIILEEGFKTIVAVSSAIHLPRAWMSLKANPDLLLNQINIAAYAPMEEIKTAITLKEQQLSYTTVLRVSKHFTYADFS from the coding sequence ATGAAGTTATTAAATGTTCGAACGCAACCTGTTTTGAGAGATTTTACTGGTCCTAATAACCCTCAATTATTGGAACCAAAGATAGGGCAAAGCTTTGAATCAGAACCAGCTTTTCATCCTGTTCTAGAACAATTAAACCAATGGAACATCAAGACGGCTGTAAAGCAATTAGATCACATCATCCAAAATTATCCAGATTATCGCATACAAGCTATTCGTTTAAAAGCTGAAGTTTACGGCACTTATGATTATTTTCAATCGGCTTGGGAACAATGGGATTTAATTCTTGCCGACTTACCTACTGACCGCCAAGCTCTTTTCTTAAGCACGATTTATGCGCATATTCTCAACTCATCAACGCACTATTCCGAACGCTTTATTCAATTAAATAAATACCACCCCAACGACGCTAAACGGTTAACGCAACTAATTACTTTCATTGACCGTTTTAAAAGCAACAAAAATTTATGGCGAACCATTCAGTCCTTGACGACCATCGATGCTATTGTAGTCTTTGGTAAAGGTTTAAAAAGTGACGGAAGTATTCCAATTGCCTTGGAAGCACGACTGCAAGCAGCTAAAAAACTCAGTCATAGACATCCTGAAGCAAAAATTATCGTCAGTGGTGGCGCAGTTGCCAATCAATATAATGAATCAGAACATATGGCGAAATGGTTCGTAGAACACCAAATTGATTCGTCAACCATTATTCGTGAGCCCTTAGCTAAAGATACGGTTGGCAATTCGATTGAATCAAGTAAAATTATTTTAGAAGAAGGCTTCAAAACAATCGTAGCGGTTAGTTCAGCCATTCACTTGCCACGTGCATGGATGAGTTTAAAAGCTAACCCTGATTTACTGTTAAATCAAATAAATATCGCTGCCTATGCACCTATGGAAGAAATAAAGACAGCGATTACTTTAAAAGAACAACAACTGAGCTACACAACCGTACTAAGGGTATCAAAACATTTTACCTATGCTGATTTCTCCTAA
- the ald gene encoding alanine dehydrogenase: MKIGVPKEIKSFENRVALTPAGVAQLVEKGHDVYIEAGAGVGSGFLDDDYRKMGAVIETDAANVWDVDMVFKVKEPLESEYQYFRKDLIIFTYLHLANDEKLTRELLETGTIGLAYETMSLNGKLPLLTPMSEVAGRYAVQVGSQLLEKQYGGKGILLGSVPGVPVGKVVIIGGGVVGINAAKIAIGFGAQVTIIDLNPTRLAELADIFGNQVETIMSNPANIAEQVKDADIVIGSVLIPGAKAPVLVTEEMVKSMEAGSVIIDIAVDQGGNFETIDHATTHEDPYYIKHDVLHYAVANIPGAVPRTSTLALTNVTLRYAMLVADNGLVQAAKSNSTILTGINTYQGKMTNKAVAESFNLDYTDIENLLK, from the coding sequence ATGAAAATTGGTGTACCTAAAGAGATAAAATCATTTGAAAATCGTGTAGCATTAACTCCAGCTGGAGTCGCTCAATTAGTTGAAAAAGGACATGATGTCTATATTGAGGCCGGCGCAGGCGTGGGATCGGGTTTTCTGGATGACGATTACCGTAAAATGGGTGCTGTTATTGAAACGGATGCCGCTAATGTTTGGGATGTTGATATGGTCTTTAAAGTAAAAGAACCTTTGGAAAGCGAGTATCAATATTTCCGGAAAGATTTAATTATTTTCACTTACTTACATTTAGCTAACGATGAAAAATTAACCAGAGAATTACTTGAAACAGGAACAATTGGGTTAGCCTATGAAACAATGTCATTAAATGGAAAATTACCCTTGTTAACGCCGATGAGTGAAGTAGCTGGTCGCTACGCTGTGCAAGTAGGTTCACAATTATTAGAAAAACAATATGGTGGTAAAGGTATTTTACTTGGATCTGTGCCAGGCGTCCCTGTAGGTAAAGTTGTTATTATTGGTGGGGGTGTTGTAGGAATTAATGCGGCTAAAATTGCCATTGGATTTGGTGCACAAGTAACCATTATTGATTTAAATCCGACACGCTTAGCCGAATTAGCCGATATATTTGGCAATCAAGTAGAAACAATCATGTCAAATCCAGCCAATATCGCTGAACAAGTAAAAGATGCGGATATTGTGATAGGGTCTGTCCTAATCCCTGGAGCCAAAGCGCCTGTCTTAGTTACTGAGGAAATGGTTAAATCCATGGAAGCCGGTTCGGTCATTATTGATATTGCCGTTGATCAAGGTGGTAATTTTGAAACCATCGATCATGCAACAACACATGAAGACCCTTATTATATTAAACATGATGTCCTACATTATGCGGTTGCGAATATTCCAGGAGCTGTACCACGTACGTCAACCTTAGCCTTGACCAATGTGACTTTACGTTATGCCATGTTAGTTGCTGATAACGGTTTGGTTCAAGCAGCTAAAAGCAATTCAACTATTTTAACAGGTATCAACACCTATCAAGGTAAGATGACCAATAAAGCCGTAGCTGAATCATTTAATCTTGATTATACGGACATAGAAAATTTACTAAAATAG
- the trxA gene encoding thioredoxin, which produces MVKDITDAQFEETTAEGVTLVDFWAPWCGPCRMQSPVVEELATELDGQVNFYKMNVDDEPKTAQSFGIMSIPTLLIKKDGQVVDKLVGFHDKNRLNQVLSQYI; this is translated from the coding sequence ATGGTTAAAGATATTACGGATGCACAATTTGAAGAAACAACTGCTGAAGGTGTAACTTTAGTGGATTTTTGGGCACCTTGGTGTGGTCCTTGTCGTATGCAATCACCTGTCGTTGAGGAATTAGCAACAGAATTGGATGGACAAGTAAATTTTTATAAAATGAATGTTGATGATGAGCCTAAAACAGCTCAATCATTTGGGATTATGTCAATTCCAACATTATTAATTAAAAAAGATGGTCAAGTTGTTGACAAATTAGTTGGTTTCCATGACAAAAACCGTTTAAATCAAGTTTTAAGTCAATATATTTAA
- a CDS encoding endonuclease MutS2, whose translation MNSEKIYQTLEFYKIQQTLKQSTQTDLANTKIDQMKIETNIDIINRLQNETDEAYSIIKQSKNIPIPRLANLSTALRRLKISASLNGIEISQIGKVLSTARQISDFFEDLAQEDKFFPQLSEWADQVVILPDIEKLIQVSIAEDGSVLSSASAKLGQIRRHQSNTENQVRTQLNQLLKTKANELSDNLITMRNGRYVLPVKAEFRHRFGGTVHDQSSTGQTLYIEPQSIVQLNNKRTELQAEEQREIEVILNDISLQLEPYQHDISLNESIIAELDFIQARAMYAKAINAVKPKFSVEQKIAMWQARHPLIDAEKIVPNDILIGDQYQALIITGPNTGGKTILLKTLGIIQMMGQSGLHVPCEEGSQLGVFDQIFADIGDEQSIEQNLSTFSSHMTNIVSILNQATHQSLLLFDELGSGTDPQEGASLAMAILDYVRKLGATVMATTHYPELKVYAHEAPNTINASMEFDSDTLSPTYRLLIGVPGRSNALEISKRLGLREDILENARSGISQDNQSINEMVANLERERRQSELNVEQTQRELDEAEKLLDDLRTEYQRWMSKKETIEQNAIRQANEKVAQAEEEADKLIREIRDLQLQQGNDATIKEHVLIDKKAQVSQLKQAEKLKKNKVLQRAKKQASFNVGDEVEVLSYGQRGTIIEQVDKDTYNVQLGILKMKIDANDLRPLESVEPKTTVNVQRKAGNKVQPTLDIRGERVEEGINRLNQYLDAALLSNHPRVTIIHGKGTGALRSGVQQVLKNHLQVDHFEYSPPSSGGDGSTIVYFK comes from the coding sequence ACCGATTTAGCTAATACGAAAATCGATCAAATGAAAATTGAAACGAATATTGATATTATTAACCGTCTACAAAATGAAACCGATGAAGCCTATAGCATAATTAAACAATCAAAAAATATCCCCATTCCTAGGCTGGCTAATTTAAGTACGGCTTTAAGACGCTTAAAAATTAGTGCCAGTTTAAATGGTATAGAAATAAGCCAAATCGGGAAAGTTTTAAGTACCGCTAGACAAATAAGTGATTTCTTTGAAGATTTAGCGCAAGAAGATAAATTTTTCCCACAATTAAGTGAATGGGCGGATCAAGTAGTTATTTTACCTGATATTGAAAAATTAATTCAAGTATCCATTGCTGAGGATGGCAGTGTGCTTTCTTCGGCTTCAGCTAAACTAGGTCAAATTAGACGTCATCAAAGTAACACCGAAAACCAAGTACGAACCCAACTGAATCAATTGTTAAAGACTAAAGCCAATGAACTATCCGATAATTTAATTACCATGCGTAACGGACGCTATGTCTTACCCGTTAAAGCTGAATTTCGACATCGCTTTGGTGGGACCGTACATGATCAAAGTAGTACGGGGCAAACACTTTACATCGAACCACAATCGATTGTTCAATTAAATAATAAGCGCACAGAACTCCAAGCCGAAGAGCAACGTGAAATTGAAGTGATTTTAAATGATATTTCATTGCAGTTAGAACCTTATCAGCATGATATCTCTTTAAATGAATCCATTATCGCCGAGTTGGATTTTATTCAAGCACGGGCAATGTATGCTAAAGCCATTAATGCCGTTAAACCGAAATTTTCAGTTGAACAAAAAATTGCTATGTGGCAAGCACGTCACCCCTTAATTGATGCCGAAAAAATTGTTCCTAATGATATATTGATTGGTGACCAATATCAGGCATTGATTATTACCGGTCCAAATACAGGTGGTAAAACCATTTTACTTAAAACGTTAGGTATTATTCAAATGATGGGCCAATCAGGTTTACATGTACCTTGTGAGGAAGGTAGCCAGCTTGGCGTCTTTGATCAAATATTTGCCGATATTGGAGATGAACAATCCATTGAACAAAATCTAAGTACTTTCTCTAGTCATATGACGAATATTGTAAGTATTCTTAATCAAGCTACGCACCAATCACTGCTTTTATTTGATGAGTTAGGTTCGGGGACCGATCCTCAAGAAGGTGCCTCATTAGCGATGGCAATCTTAGACTATGTTCGTAAACTGGGAGCGACAGTGATGGCAACCACTCACTATCCGGAACTAAAAGTTTATGCGCATGAAGCGCCAAATACCATTAATGCGAGTATGGAATTTGATTCTGACACCTTGTCACCAACCTATCGCTTACTGATTGGCGTCCCAGGTCGCAGTAATGCTTTGGAAATTTCCAAACGTTTAGGGTTGCGTGAGGATATTTTAGAAAATGCTCGTTCAGGAATTTCTCAAGATAACCAATCCATCAATGAAATGGTTGCTAATTTAGAACGTGAAAGACGTCAAAGTGAATTAAATGTGGAACAAACACAACGTGAGTTAGACGAAGCCGAAAAATTATTAGATGATCTTCGAACGGAATATCAAAGATGGATGAGTAAAAAAGAAACCATTGAACAAAATGCCATACGTCAAGCTAATGAAAAAGTTGCACAAGCAGAAGAAGAAGCTGACAAATTAATCCGTGAGATCAGGGACTTACAACTCCAACAAGGCAATGATGCGACCATCAAAGAGCATGTGTTAATCGATAAAAAAGCCCAAGTTAGCCAATTGAAACAAGCGGAAAAATTAAAGAAAAACAAAGTGTTACAGCGAGCTAAAAAACAAGCGAGTTTTAATGTGGGCGACGAAGTGGAAGTTTTATCTTATGGTCAGCGCGGTACAATTATCGAACAAGTAGACAAGGATACTTATAACGTACAGTTAGGTATTCTAAAAATGAAAATAGATGCCAATGATTTAAGGCCACTTGAATCTGTAGAACCAAAAACGACCGTCAATGTCCAAAGAAAAGCGGGCAACAAAGTGCAACCAACCTTAGATATTCGGGGTGAACGCGTTGAAGAAGGGATTAATCGCTTGAATCAATATTTAGATGCCGCTTTACTTTCCAATCATCCGCGTGTAACCATTATTCATGGTAAAGGCACTGGTGCTCTACGTAGTGGGGTTCAGCAAGTTTTAAAAAACCACCTCCAAGTGGATCATTTTGAATATTCACCTCCTAGTAGCGGTGGTGATGGTTCAACTATCGTCTATTTTAAGTAA